One Erythrobacter aureus DNA segment encodes these proteins:
- a CDS encoding TonB-dependent receptor produces MKFITFGRAATVRTALLASAAGLVVPATAQAQDAGADEAEVEAPASNNVIVVTATKREQTLQETPVAVSVTSSETIERAQIRDVADLATVVPSLRVSQNQSSFATSFSVRGFGTDGNNIGLEPSVAMFVDGVYRSRAVSQISDLPDIQRVEVLRGPQSTLFGKNASAGVISIVTKEPQFDFGGMVEASYGNFDAIVAKGYVTGPITDSFAVSFGGGINKRDGFLTNGVDGQDINDRDRWFTRGQLLFDNGGPLRVRVIGDYDKIEERCCGVINVAPSAEIGAIQLLGGQVNDFRNNPDGDVIFTDVDPINEVENYGISGQIDYELGALTLTSITAYRKTGLMADQDVDFTSLDAVSGANIGDADIDTFTQELRIASDFDGPLNFLIGGYYFDERVDTSDQIVYGDGFRPYANLLLQGATGGTQTVDSLEATLSALDGTDYTGQFFASGQGFFNNIVQDNEAFSIFGNVDFEITDRLVLTLGANYTKDKKQIVTNSTSTDVFSNVDLVASGNRAIFAQGLATQVGTLLDLGRPATQAEIGAFAGGNPAAFAQVSAGVQAFADANDTNPAVNSLLALTPFQFLPPLQNCPNAVEDCSTNDDDWSWNVRLAYEVTPTLNVYASWATGYKAPSFNLSRDSRPLPADFAALRAQGLAVTNLRPGTRFANAENSEVYEVGIKGNWSRAAANLTVFQQSIKDFQANTFTGTSFILSNAGKQETFGVEFDGQFYASNELTLSVAMTYLDAKYDSFVASPVGDLSGEPVAGVPELSAVFGAQYDKEVNSNGDRIILRGDFSYQSPVQVVNGLTNFIVVDPATGARDFGPARAAAAAFKREVNNLNASLTYAFDMGLELTVWGRNLLDDRYITTVFPAVAQGQAISGYPNQPRTYGVAARFRF; encoded by the coding sequence ATGAAATTCATTACTTTCGGCCGCGCCGCGACCGTTCGTACCGCTTTGCTTGCCAGTGCTGCCGGGTTGGTTGTACCCGCCACCGCACAGGCGCAGGACGCCGGTGCAGACGAGGCAGAAGTCGAGGCACCCGCCAGTAACAATGTCATCGTCGTCACCGCGACCAAGCGCGAACAGACGTTGCAGGAAACACCGGTCGCCGTGAGCGTGACCAGTTCCGAGACCATCGAGCGCGCGCAGATCCGCGACGTCGCCGATCTCGCCACCGTGGTTCCATCGCTGCGCGTCAGCCAGAACCAGAGCTCGTTCGCGACCAGCTTTTCGGTTCGCGGCTTTGGCACCGACGGTAACAATATCGGCCTCGAACCGTCGGTCGCGATGTTCGTCGACGGCGTCTATCGCAGCCGCGCTGTTTCGCAGATTTCCGACCTTCCCGACATTCAGCGGGTCGAGGTTCTGCGCGGCCCGCAGTCGACCCTGTTCGGCAAGAACGCCAGCGCCGGCGTAATCTCGATCGTGACCAAGGAACCGCAATTCGACTTCGGCGGCATGGTCGAGGCCAGCTATGGCAATTTCGACGCTATCGTGGCCAAGGGCTACGTGACCGGCCCGATAACCGATTCCTTCGCCGTCAGCTTCGGCGGTGGTATCAACAAGCGCGATGGCTTCCTCACCAATGGCGTCGACGGCCAGGATATCAACGATCGCGACCGTTGGTTCACTCGCGGCCAGCTTTTGTTCGATAATGGCGGCCCGCTGCGTGTTCGCGTAATCGGTGATTACGACAAGATCGAAGAGCGTTGCTGCGGCGTGATCAATGTCGCGCCTTCGGCTGAGATCGGTGCGATCCAGTTGCTCGGCGGACAGGTCAACGATTTTCGCAACAATCCCGATGGCGACGTTATTTTCACCGATGTCGATCCGATCAACGAGGTCGAGAATTACGGTATTTCGGGCCAGATCGATTATGAACTCGGTGCTCTGACGCTGACCTCGATCACCGCCTATCGCAAGACCGGCCTGATGGCGGATCAGGATGTCGACTTCACCAGCCTCGATGCGGTTAGCGGTGCGAATATCGGCGATGCCGACATCGACACTTTCACGCAGGAACTGCGGATCGCCTCGGACTTCGACGGTCCGCTCAACTTCCTGATCGGCGGCTATTACTTCGACGAGCGCGTCGATACGTCGGACCAAATCGTCTATGGTGACGGCTTCCGCCCCTACGCCAATCTGCTGCTGCAGGGCGCGACCGGCGGTACACAGACTGTCGACTCGCTCGAAGCCACGCTGTCGGCACTCGACGGCACCGATTATACCGGCCAGTTCTTCGCAAGTGGTCAGGGCTTCTTCAACAACATCGTGCAGGACAACGAAGCGTTCTCGATCTTCGGCAATGTCGATTTCGAGATCACCGATCGACTGGTCCTGACGCTTGGTGCGAACTACACCAAGGACAAGAAGCAGATCGTGACCAACTCGACGAGCACCGATGTGTTTTCGAACGTCGATCTGGTGGCATCGGGCAACCGCGCGATTTTCGCTCAGGGTCTCGCAACCCAGGTCGGTACGCTGCTCGACCTCGGTCGCCCGGCAACGCAAGCCGAAATCGGTGCCTTTGCCGGCGGCAATCCGGCTGCCTTCGCACAGGTCTCGGCGGGTGTGCAGGCCTTCGCCGATGCGAACGACACCAATCCCGCGGTCAACTCGTTGCTGGCGCTTACCCCGTTCCAGTTCCTGCCGCCGCTGCAGAACTGCCCGAACGCGGTGGAAGACTGCTCGACCAATGACGACGACTGGAGCTGGAACGTCCGCCTCGCCTACGAGGTTACCCCGACGCTCAACGTCTATGCGAGCTGGGCGACCGGCTACAAGGCGCCGAGCTTCAACCTGTCGCGCGACAGCCGTCCGCTTCCGGCCGATTTCGCCGCGCTTCGGGCACAGGGCCTTGCGGTCACCAATCTGCGGCCGGGAACCCGCTTTGCCAATGCCGAGAATTCGGAAGTGTACGAAGTCGGGATTAAGGGCAATTGGAGCCGGGCCGCGGCAAACCTGACGGTGTTCCAGCAGTCGATCAAGGACTTCCAGGCGAACACCTTCACCGGAACGTCCTTCATCCTGTCGAATGCGGGCAAGCAGGAAACCTTTGGTGTCGAATTCGACGGCCAATTCTACGCAAGCAACGAACTGACGCTTAGCGTCGCGATGACTTATCTCGATGCGAAGTACGACAGCTTCGTCGCTTCGCCGGTCGGCGATCTGTCGGGCGAGCCGGTTGCGGGCGTACCCGAACTCTCGGCAGTCTTCGGCGCGCAGTACGACAAGGAAGTCAATTCCAATGGCGACCGCATCATCCTGCGTGGTGACTTCTCCTATCAGTCGCCGGTGCAAGTCGTGAACGGACTGACCAACTTCATCGTGGTCGACCCTGCTACCGGCGCGCGTGACTTCGGTCCAGCACGTGCAGCGGCTGCCGCTTTCAAGCGGGAAGTCAACAACCTCAACGCATCGCTCACCTACGCCTTCGACATGGGGCTGGAGCTGACCGTTTGGGGTCGCAACCTTCTGGACGATCGCTACATCACCACTGTCTTCCCGGCAGTGGCGCAGGGCCAGGCGATTTCGGGTTATCCGAACCAGCCGCGAACCTATGGCGTGGCGGCACGCTTCCGCTTCTGA
- the typA gene encoding translational GTPase TypA has product MSRDLRNVAIIAHVDHGKTTLVDQLFRQSGTFRENQRVEERAMDSNDLEKERGITILAKCTSVEWNGTRINIVDTPGHADFGAEVERILSMVDGVILLVDSAEGPMPQTKFVTGKALTLGLRPIVVVNKIDRSDARPQEVLDEVFDLFASLDANDDQLDFPSLWASGRDGYASDDEHAREGNLEPLFKLIVDHVPAPGLDTEAPFSFLATLLDRDNFMGRVLTGRVQSGKLNVNDPIHALDADGNVIEVGRATKLLSFDGLDRVPVEHAEAGDIIALAGLEKATVANTIADPSVKTPIEAQPIDPPTLAMQFSVNDSPLAGREGSKVTSRMIRDRLYREAETNVAIRITESADKDSFEVAGRGELQLGVLIETMRREGFELGISRPRVLFREENGQRMEPFETVVIDVDDEHSGTVVEKMQRRKAELTEMRPSGQGKTRITFSAPSRGLIGYHGEFLSDTRGTGIMNRLFEKYDTYRGPIEGRQNGVLISMVPGEAVGYALNALEDRGELFIRPQAKIYEGMIIGENAKPDDLEVNPMKSKQLTNFRSTGKDDAIRLTPPRVMTLEQAIAYIDDDEMVEVTPESIRLRKAILDPHERKRAKRAAQA; this is encoded by the coding sequence ATGTCCCGCGACCTGCGCAACGTGGCGATCATCGCCCACGTCGACCACGGCAAGACCACTCTCGTCGACCAACTTTTTCGTCAGTCGGGCACATTCCGCGAAAACCAGCGCGTGGAAGAACGCGCGATGGATTCGAACGATCTGGAGAAGGAGCGCGGGATCACGATTCTGGCCAAGTGCACCAGCGTCGAATGGAACGGCACCCGGATCAATATCGTCGACACGCCCGGCCATGCCGACTTCGGCGCCGAGGTGGAACGCATCCTCAGCATGGTCGATGGCGTCATTCTGCTTGTCGACAGCGCCGAAGGCCCGATGCCGCAGACCAAATTCGTTACCGGCAAGGCGCTGACGCTTGGCCTCAGGCCCATCGTGGTCGTTAACAAGATCGACCGCTCCGACGCCCGTCCGCAGGAAGTGCTCGATGAAGTGTTCGACCTGTTCGCCTCGCTCGACGCCAATGACGACCAGCTCGATTTCCCTTCGCTCTGGGCCTCGGGTCGCGATGGCTATGCCAGCGACGACGAGCACGCCCGCGAGGGCAATCTCGAGCCGCTGTTCAAACTGATCGTCGACCACGTGCCCGCGCCGGGGCTCGATACCGAAGCGCCGTTCAGCTTCCTCGCTACCCTGCTCGACCGCGACAATTTCATGGGCCGCGTGCTCACCGGTCGCGTCCAGTCGGGCAAGCTCAACGTTAACGACCCGATCCATGCGCTCGACGCCGACGGCAATGTCATCGAAGTCGGCCGCGCGACCAAGCTGCTCAGCTTCGACGGGCTCGACCGCGTGCCGGTCGAGCATGCCGAGGCGGGCGACATCATTGCCCTCGCCGGTCTCGAAAAGGCGACCGTTGCGAACACCATTGCTGACCCAAGCGTGAAAACGCCGATCGAAGCCCAGCCGATCGATCCGCCGACGCTCGCCATGCAGTTCTCGGTCAACGACAGCCCGCTCGCGGGCCGCGAAGGCAGCAAGGTCACCAGCCGCATGATCCGCGACCGCCTCTACCGCGAGGCAGAAACGAACGTCGCCATCCGTATCACCGAGAGCGCCGACAAGGACAGCTTCGAAGTGGCCGGGCGCGGCGAATTGCAGCTCGGCGTGCTCATCGAGACGATGCGCCGCGAAGGCTTCGAGCTCGGCATCAGCCGCCCGCGCGTGCTGTTCCGCGAGGAAAACGGCCAGCGCATGGAGCCGTTCGAAACGGTCGTCATCGACGTCGACGACGAACACTCCGGCACGGTCGTCGAGAAAATGCAGCGCCGCAAGGCCGAGCTGACCGAAATGCGCCCCTCGGGCCAGGGCAAGACCCGCATCACCTTCTCCGCCCCCAGCCGCGGCCTGATCGGCTACCACGGCGAATTCCTGTCCGACACGCGCGGTACGGGCATCATGAACCGCCTGTTCGAGAAGTACGACACCTATCGCGGGCCTATCGAAGGCCGTCAGAACGGCGTCCTCATCTCGATGGTCCCCGGCGAGGCAGTGGGCTATGCGCTCAACGCACTGGAAGACCGCGGCGAGTTGTTCATCCGCCCGCAGGCGAAGATCTACGAGGGCATGATTATCGGCGAGAACGCCAAGCCCGACGATCTCGAAGTCAATCCTATGAAGTCCAAGCAGCTGACGAACTTCCGTTCGACGGGCAAGGATGACGCCATCCGTCTGACCCCGCCGCGCGTCATGACGCTGGAGCAGGCGATTGCCTATATCGACGACGACGAGATGGTCGAAGTCACGCCGGAAAGCATCCGACTGCGCAAGGCGATTCTCGATCCGCACGAGCGCAAGCGGGCAAAGCGCGCCGCGCAGGCATAG
- a CDS encoding outer membrane protein, which yields MKKSTILVTALLAGTFAHPALAQDADPDFFDGFYIGGSFGLDAIDDGANDGIVFDTDGDGEYDDVVRTTTGANAFSPGFCNGIANGSRAIDGCGDDKSRFGYGVRLGIDKRVGDGPFVAGLLVEGAMSDSKEYSSGFSTTPASYTFVRELDKSVALRGRLGISPGSGRGLLYVTGGLAYADIDHDFVTTNGANSFTMTDDDDWQLGGQIGAGGELYLTNNISLGLEYLYSRYDDDDAYVLVGPGTAPATNPFLLDSGQTGLRPSDSDLAIHSFRTTLNFRF from the coding sequence ATGAAAAAATCGACAATTCTGGTCACCGCGCTTCTCGCGGGTACTTTCGCTCACCCTGCTCTTGCACAGGATGCTGATCCTGATTTCTTTGATGGCTTCTATATCGGTGGTAGCTTCGGGCTCGATGCGATCGATGACGGGGCGAACGATGGCATCGTCTTCGACACCGATGGAGATGGCGAATATGACGATGTCGTTCGTACCACCACCGGCGCAAACGCCTTCAGCCCCGGCTTCTGCAATGGGATTGCCAACGGTTCGCGTGCCATCGATGGTTGCGGAGACGATAAGTCGCGCTTCGGCTATGGTGTGCGCCTCGGCATCGACAAGCGTGTGGGTGATGGTCCGTTCGTAGCCGGCCTGCTCGTCGAAGGAGCGATGTCGGACTCGAAAGAGTATTCGAGCGGGTTCAGCACTACTCCGGCAAGCTACACCTTCGTGCGCGAGCTCGACAAATCGGTCGCGCTGCGTGGACGCCTCGGTATCTCGCCGGGCAGTGGTCGTGGTCTGCTATATGTGACGGGCGGTCTCGCTTATGCCGACATCGACCATGATTTCGTCACCACCAATGGCGCCAACTCCTTTACCATGACGGATGATGACGACTGGCAGCTGGGCGGTCAGATCGGTGCCGGCGGCGAACTTTACCTGACCAACAATATCTCGCTGGGGCTCGAATATCTCTATTCGCGCTATGACGACGACGATGCCTATGTACTGGTCGGTCCCGGTACGGCCCCCGCGACAAACCCGTTCCTGCTCGATTCGGGCCAAACGGGTCTGCGCCCGTCGGACTCCGACTTGGCGATCCACTCGTTCCGCACCACGCTGAACTTCCGCTTCTGA
- the putP gene encoding sodium/proline symporter PutP: protein MQTGTYISLALYFILMLAIGLWAWKRSTDTSEGYLLAGRNLSPSVAALSAGASDMSGWLLLGLPGALYASGLVEAWIGIGLFIGALANWFVVAPRLRAQTESYGNALTIPEFLANRFPDKAVALRVISALIVVVFFAVYTAAGLVGGGKLFEASFASAFGDVGISDYMLGIWITALVVLAYTMVGGFLAVSLTDFVQGLIMVVALVVMPLVVMFGDGGSAGGSLTDVPVEGFLSLTHGLTLLGFISAVTWGLGYFGQPHIIVRFMAIDTVEKVRPARNIGMTWMGVALLGSIGIGIAGRAFVERNGLVVDDPETIFIVLANLLFHPLITGFLLAALLAAIMSTISSQLLVASSSLTEDFYKLFFRRNASERESVNVGRICVALVAFAAIAIASDPDSQVLGLVANAWAGFGAAFGPLIILSLTWDRMTGAGAVAGLVTGAAVVIAWIALGWNAALPGMDAGLYEIVPGFIAAWFVIWLVSKATAKGARPLPA from the coding sequence ATGCAGACGGGAACATATATTTCACTCGCCTTATACTTTATTCTCATGCTCGCGATCGGTCTCTGGGCCTGGAAGCGTTCTACCGACACGAGCGAAGGCTATCTGCTCGCTGGACGCAATCTTTCTCCTTCGGTCGCGGCACTGTCCGCAGGCGCATCGGATATGAGCGGTTGGCTGCTGCTCGGCTTGCCCGGCGCACTTTATGCCAGCGGCCTGGTCGAGGCGTGGATCGGTATCGGCCTGTTCATCGGTGCGCTGGCCAACTGGTTCGTGGTCGCCCCGCGCCTGCGCGCGCAGACCGAAAGCTATGGCAATGCACTGACCATTCCCGAATTTCTCGCCAACCGCTTCCCCGATAAGGCAGTGGCGCTGCGGGTTATCTCCGCCTTGATTGTGGTGGTCTTCTTCGCAGTCTATACCGCCGCGGGCCTGGTCGGGGGTGGCAAGCTGTTCGAAGCGAGCTTTGCCAGCGCTTTCGGCGATGTCGGGATAAGCGATTATATGCTCGGCATCTGGATTACAGCCCTGGTAGTGCTCGCTTATACCATGGTCGGCGGCTTTCTGGCCGTCAGCCTGACCGATTTCGTCCAGGGTCTGATCATGGTTGTCGCCTTGGTGGTGATGCCGCTGGTGGTGATGTTCGGCGACGGCGGCAGCGCGGGCGGCTCGCTCACCGATGTCCCGGTCGAAGGGTTTCTCAGCCTAACCCACGGGCTCACCTTGCTGGGTTTCATCAGCGCAGTGACCTGGGGTCTCGGATATTTCGGTCAGCCGCACATCATCGTGCGTTTCATGGCGATCGATACGGTCGAGAAAGTCCGTCCGGCGCGCAATATCGGCATGACCTGGATGGGCGTGGCGCTACTCGGGTCGATCGGCATCGGCATCGCAGGTCGCGCCTTTGTCGAGCGCAACGGACTGGTGGTGGACGATCCGGAAACGATCTTCATCGTGCTCGCCAACCTGCTGTTCCATCCGCTGATCACCGGCTTCCTGCTGGCGGCCTTGCTGGCGGCGATCATGTCGACCATCAGCTCGCAGCTACTGGTCGCCTCTAGTTCGCTGACCGAAGACTTCTACAAACTGTTCTTCCGCCGCAACGCGTCGGAACGCGAAAGCGTCAATGTCGGCCGCATTTGCGTCGCCCTGGTCGCCTTCGCGGCTATCGCCATCGCGAGCGATCCCGACAGCCAGGTGCTGGGGCTCGTCGCCAATGCTTGGGCCGGTTTCGGTGCGGCTTTCGGCCCGCTGATCATCCTTTCGCTGACATGGGACCGGATGACAGGCGCAGGCGCAGTGGCAGGTCTCGTGACCGGCGCGGCAGTGGTGATCGCGTGGATCGCATTGGGCTGGAACGCCGCTCTGCCTGGCATGGATGCCGGACTTTACGAAATCGTTCCGGGCTTCATCGCCGCCTGGTTCGTCATCTGGTTGGTCAGTAAGGCGACCGCCAAAGGCGCGCGGCCCTTGCCAGCCTGA
- the ggt gene encoding gamma-glutamyltransferase — protein sequence MRTILAGVAALALTTSPATAREAEERPTVEEQISGGGRPVGANWARSPVIAQHGMAATAHPLATQIALDILKAGGNAVDAAIAANAALGLMEPTGNGIGGDLYAIIYDPKTGKLHGINGSGRSPKGQTLGQLLEKLDGADALPPVGPLPVTIPGTVDAWFAMHEKFGKLSMADNLAPTVRYAREGHPIAPVIGMYLDRALRAYSARQEVHPFEFDNARKVWFADGAAPEAGELFKNPDLATTLETIGREGRDAFYDGALTEVMVGYLQEQGSAFTREDFASHTSDWVEPACAEYKDGYELCELPPNGQGFAALQMVNILKNVDLSQWERGSPEALHYMVEAKRLAYADVARFYADTDFAPFPEELLSEEYGRQRFALIDPARATPEFEPGEPKLEGEGDTTYLTVVDGDGLMVSLIQSNYRGMGGGLVAPGTGFMFQDRGELFSLDPAHPNAYEPGKRPFHTIIPAFVKKDGKPYMTLGLMGGGMQPQGHVQILVNIVDYGMNLQEAGDAARFNHDGGRQPTEPLTGSSADPLGTLHVEPGIPAETIAALRAMGHKVKVVDNGIMFGGYQAIARDPETGVLTGATEMRKDGQASGY from the coding sequence ATGCGAACGATACTGGCGGGCGTTGCTGCCCTCGCCCTGACGACCAGCCCGGCGACAGCACGAGAAGCGGAAGAACGGCCCACTGTCGAGGAGCAAATCAGTGGAGGCGGGCGCCCGGTGGGAGCCAACTGGGCACGCAGCCCGGTCATTGCCCAACACGGCATGGCGGCAACCGCGCATCCGCTGGCGACGCAGATCGCGCTCGATATCCTCAAGGCGGGCGGTAATGCAGTCGATGCCGCCATCGCTGCCAATGCGGCGCTCGGCCTGATGGAACCGACCGGCAACGGAATCGGCGGCGATCTCTATGCGATCATCTACGATCCGAAGACCGGCAAGCTGCACGGCATCAACGGGTCGGGGCGCAGCCCCAAGGGCCAGACGCTCGGCCAGTTGCTCGAAAAGCTCGACGGGGCGGACGCCCTGCCGCCGGTTGGCCCGTTACCGGTCACGATCCCCGGCACGGTCGATGCGTGGTTCGCCATGCACGAAAAGTTCGGCAAGCTGTCAATGGCCGACAACCTCGCGCCGACCGTACGCTATGCCCGCGAAGGCCACCCGATCGCGCCGGTGATCGGTATGTATCTCGACCGCGCTCTGCGGGCCTACTCTGCCCGGCAAGAGGTCCATCCCTTCGAATTCGATAATGCCCGCAAGGTCTGGTTCGCCGACGGTGCCGCGCCCGAAGCGGGCGAGCTGTTCAAGAATCCAGACCTTGCCACAACGCTGGAGACCATCGGGCGCGAGGGACGCGATGCCTTCTACGACGGCGCCTTGACCGAGGTGATGGTCGGCTATTTGCAGGAGCAGGGCAGCGCCTTCACGCGGGAGGATTTCGCCAGCCACACCAGCGACTGGGTCGAGCCCGCCTGTGCGGAATACAAGGACGGCTACGAGCTGTGCGAGCTGCCGCCGAACGGTCAGGGTTTCGCCGCGCTGCAAATGGTCAACATCCTCAAGAATGTGGACCTTTCCCAATGGGAGCGCGGCAGCCCCGAAGCGCTGCACTACATGGTCGAGGCCAAGCGGCTCGCTTATGCCGATGTCGCGCGCTTCTATGCGGACACCGATTTCGCGCCCTTCCCCGAGGAGCTGCTGAGCGAGGAGTACGGCCGCCAACGCTTTGCGCTGATCGATCCCGCCAGGGCCACGCCCGAATTCGAGCCCGGTGAACCCAAGCTGGAGGGCGAGGGTGACACCACCTACCTCACCGTAGTCGATGGCGACGGGCTGATGGTCAGTCTCATCCAGTCGAACTATCGCGGCATGGGCGGCGGGCTGGTCGCGCCGGGTACGGGCTTCATGTTTCAGGATCGCGGCGAACTGTTCAGCCTCGATCCGGCGCATCCCAATGCCTATGAGCCCGGTAAGCGCCCCTTCCACACGATCATCCCGGCCTTTGTGAAGAAGGATGGCAAGCCCTATATGACGCTGGGCCTGATGGGTGGCGGGATGCAGCCGCAGGGCCACGTCCAGATCCTCGTCAATATCGTCGATTACGGCATGAACCTGCAGGAGGCGGGCGATGCGGCGCGCTTCAACCATGATGGCGGTCGTCAGCCGACCGAGCCGTTGACGGGGTCCTCGGCCGATCCGCTCGGCACACTCCACGTCGAACCGGGTATTCCGGCCGAAACGATCGCTGCGCTGCGCGCCATGGGCCACAAGGTAAAAGTGGTCGATAACGGCATCATGTTCGGCGGATATCAAGCAATCGCCCGGGATCCGGAAACCGGCGTGCTTACCGGGGCGACGGAGATGCGCAAGGACGGGCAGGCGAGCGGCTATTGA
- a CDS encoding VOC family protein: MAKVTGLGGVFYVVKDPAATRAWYRDTLGIDGEYGPQLNWSEETGDQPYSLISHFPDGEYIKPGIGGFMINLRVDDCDSMVAQLKDKGVEILGHVDEGYGKFAWILDPDGVKIELWEQLRAPE, encoded by the coding sequence GTGGCGAAGGTGACCGGTTTGGGCGGGGTCTTTTACGTAGTGAAGGACCCCGCCGCGACGCGCGCATGGTACCGCGACACGCTGGGTATCGATGGCGAATACGGACCGCAGCTCAACTGGTCGGAGGAAACGGGGGACCAGCCCTATTCCCTGATCAGCCATTTCCCAGACGGGGAATATATCAAGCCCGGTATCGGTGGATTCATGATTAATCTGCGCGTGGACGACTGCGATTCAATGGTCGCGCAGCTAAAGGATAAGGGCGTCGAAATACTCGGCCATGTCGACGAAGGTTACGGGAAGTTCGCCTGGATACTCGATCCCGATGGGGTAAAGATCGAATTGTGGGAACAGCTTCGGGCACCCGAATAG
- a CDS encoding extensin-like domain-containing protein has translation MRAMRLRLAFSILVPLALAGCGAVPPTKPAERGARTAGSAPISVTRPDARQCHAELGQTGSRFAPLPDKYYGAGCSTTNSVSLEGVGGDRHQFAVTNLGAVACPLANSFAAWARFGVDRAAQQILGSPLQRIETMGSYSCRNVAGTARRSAHSRAEAVDVAAFVLADGRRISVRSGWNASQDEREFLRVIHRSACKRFGTVLGPDYNKAHHDHFHLEHGGGSYCR, from the coding sequence ATGCGTGCCATGCGACTGCGGCTCGCCTTCTCTATCCTCGTCCCCCTCGCCTTGGCGGGATGTGGCGCGGTTCCCCCAACAAAGCCCGCCGAACGGGGCGCGCGGACGGCCGGTTCGGCACCGATCAGCGTCACCCGGCCGGACGCCCGGCAATGCCACGCCGAACTGGGGCAGACAGGTTCGCGCTTCGCCCCGCTGCCCGACAAATACTATGGTGCCGGATGTTCGACCACGAATAGCGTAAGCCTCGAAGGCGTCGGCGGTGATCGCCACCAGTTCGCGGTGACCAATCTCGGCGCCGTGGCTTGCCCGCTTGCCAATAGCTTCGCCGCATGGGCGCGTTTCGGCGTCGATCGCGCTGCTCAGCAAATCCTCGGCAGTCCACTGCAGCGGATCGAAACGATGGGTAGCTATTCCTGCCGCAATGTTGCCGGAACCGCCCGGCGCAGCGCACATTCGCGCGCTGAAGCCGTCGACGTAGCGGCCTTCGTACTAGCTGACGGGCGCCGAATTTCGGTCCGATCAGGATGGAATGCCTCGCAGGATGAGCGCGAATTTCTCCGGGTTATTCACCGCAGCGCCTGCAAACGTTTCGGCACCGTGCTCGGCCCAGACTACAACAAGGCGCACCACGACCATTTCCATCTGGAGCATGGCGGCGGAAGCTATTGCCGCTAG
- a CDS encoding response regulator transcription factor: MSDDPILHIVGGSSRSRAEQARLGFELGYRCETYAHIAEFMERPPEDGIVLARDDPAEGGASKVLELLAETGRWLPVIATAPRPRPLSVVEAVKAGVLDYIALPMKPERLAQSVKRISREADAYARARRRIVEARNRIASLSPREREVLDWLAEGCSSKAIARKLNISPRTVENHRANLMTKLETDRTAQAVKLQLEAHLVDEALMTNG; this comes from the coding sequence ATGAGCGATGACCCAATTCTCCATATCGTGGGAGGCTCGAGTCGCAGCAGGGCGGAGCAGGCCCGGCTGGGTTTCGAACTGGGGTACCGTTGCGAAACCTATGCGCACATAGCGGAATTCATGGAACGTCCGCCGGAAGACGGTATCGTCCTCGCTAGAGATGATCCAGCCGAAGGCGGCGCTTCAAAGGTCCTGGAATTACTGGCGGAAACGGGTCGATGGCTGCCGGTCATCGCAACCGCTCCGCGCCCGCGTCCGCTCAGCGTGGTGGAAGCGGTGAAAGCAGGCGTCTTGGATTATATTGCGCTGCCTATGAAGCCCGAGCGGTTGGCACAATCGGTCAAACGCATCTCTCGAGAGGCGGATGCCTATGCCCGTGCCCGGCGCCGGATAGTCGAGGCCCGCAATCGGATCGCCAGCCTATCGCCGCGCGAGCGGGAAGTGCTCGATTGGCTTGCGGAAGGTTGCAGCAGCAAGGCAATCGCGCGCAAACTCAACATAAGTCCGCGAACGGTAGAGAATCACCGCGCCAATCTGATGACCAAGCTGGAAACGGATCGCACCGCGCAGGCAGTCAAGCTTCAACTCGAAGCGCATCTCGTGGACGAAGCCCTGATGACGAATGGATAG